The sequence below is a genomic window from Colletotrichum destructivum chromosome 4, complete sequence.
gctctcctcgacgagccagAAGCCCTCTGAGAGATCGCGAACGAGACCGAGATCGTGACCGTGACCGTGACAGAGAAAGACCACGATCTAGAGACCGTGATAGAGACCGAGATCGAGACACCAGAGACATCAGAGACATCAGAGACATCAGAGACATCAGAGACATCAGAGACATCAGGGACATCAGGGACAGAGATAGAGACAGACCACGCTCCCGGGACCGCGACAGAGAGCGCGCTCGCACACCGCCCTTGGCATCGGACAGCTATGTTCCTGGACGATCCCCCGCGCGTCGCCGATCGCGCAGCGCTGAGCGGTATCGGCGTGATCGATCGAGGGATCGGGACCCGCGCCCTCAGAGCGATACCTGGCGCAGACGGGATCGTACCCGGAGTCCGCCTGTGAgacggccctcgccgagacGTAGCCCGTCGAGGCGACGCAGTCCTATTGGAAGATCTCCCGCTATCCGGGACGAAAGAAGCGATCGTGccagatcgccgccgcgccgcgacATGAGAGACAGGGAacgtgagagagagagagacagggacCTTGATCGGCGGGACGATAGGTACCGATCGTTGCCCCCCTTTGCGCAGGCTCAAGTCTCATTAGCTGCTAGAAGACGGTCGCGTTCGCCTTATGGCCGCGACAGGGTCCCTCCTCGGGATAGAACCCCTCCACCCAGGAGgtcgccagcgccagcaccCCGGGGCGGCTACCGTCCACGGTCTCGTAGCACGagccgccgcggcggtgaGAGATATATAGGATCTTCTTACAGAcgggcgtcgccgccccgAGATTCTGGCATCTCGTCAGCGATCACGTCTCGATCAGCTTCAGGCAAGTCGTCAccgcatcctcctccttccatcCGAGCACGATCGCGGCCGCAATCGAGGGAGCGTGGGGAGCGTGTCGAAAGGGAGCGggagcagccgcagccgcagccgcagccgcagcagcgaGAGCGGGAGCGGGCGCCCACACCTCTACAGACGGGCGGTGCTTCTGCCGCATTATCGTCCTCGACGGttacgacgacgacgaatcGCGAAGCACCCAagcctgccgccgccgccgccgccgccgccgttgccgccccCCAAGAACCGGCCCCCACGGTAGCAAAGACGCcacctcgaggccctgcCGCTTTACGTGCTCCTCCGACCGGTCCTGCTGCGACCCGAAACTTCTCTGCGCCCGCCGGCTCACCAGCTGTCCAGCCACCTAGACACCCGCAGACTCCGAGCGTGCCACCCCCGCGAGCAGACGCCACCAGTCCCACTATCCCCCCGGCTGGCCCTCGTGGCTACGTGGCTCCGCCGAGGGGTGGCGGATACAGTGCCCGTGGTGGACGAGGGTCGTGGTCAGGCCCGTCGCCTCGTCAAGCTCCTGTCCCTACAACCTCACCCTCATCCACACCATCTACTATCCCAACCGGGCCACGCGCCAACCCTTCTAACAACATCTCATCAAACCCCCCTCCTGCATCCAAGGCCTTTAACCCTCCCACCGGTCCTTCATCACAGCACGGTGCTGGAGGTGCTCGGCCAACCTTGGCCCAGAGCATGCTTGCGACACTCCCCCCTATCATCCCCGGAGGCAAGATTGACCCCTCTCTGCTTCCGACGACCACGGGCATCACGAGGGACATCGAGCCGCACtacaagaagctcaaggcggaagaggagaaggcaCGCGCGGAACTGGACACTAAGGAGGACAAGCTGCGGCAGAGTCTCCAGATGTGGGACAAGCTCGAGATGGAGTCCAAGGCATGGAAGACTAGGGTGGACCTCAGTGAGCAGAGCCTCAACAATTTGGCCGGTGAGGGTGTCGGCGGTGCTGCCTTTTAAAGAGTGGACGGGTTCATTGGGAGGGCTCCCCCTTGTCCTCCTGTTTCGGAAGTCAGGGATTTGACGAAGACAGAGTGTCGGTaggacggcgaaggcgatgatgTACCACTGCCACCACTATTGCTATTACTTGGGTTGTTTTGCATGTACGAAATACGTTGTTGTAATTTGTAGGTTGGCTTAGTTAGAGCTTCACGATACCCCCAACGAAAGGTTGTAATCGACTAGCAATTTGGGACAGACTTACTCGGTCACTTTTTGTGCAAGAGAGGGCCATTGGAGTGAAAGCGTAAGATGTGAGCTCATCGCCAAGAGTAACCAAGTGTATCCATGGTTGGGCTAAGGAGAGATTATTCTATCGACTTGAACAACGTATTTGAATATTCCGATGGCGAGAAGTGCAGCGCCGCGCTCCAACTGACGAAACTGTGTATGGGCTGGTAAGGTAGGATATGTAAACCCTCCAAAGGCACTCGATTATGTATTCGTCATCTCCCTTGTGCGCATCTGACAAAAGTGCATGTGGATCTTTTTCATCATCGAGACGACCTAGGTTCACCAATGGAAGATAACCAGTCATTGTGGCAGCGAGTTTTCTATCCCGCAACCCAGTCCCCATCATCGTTAACTTTTCTCAGTACACTAAGTAAGGAGAAACCGTACTGTCAATGATCGTATCTCGAAAGAGTACGTTCTGTAGCCCAGATCAACAGGAGGCCTCTCTCATTTCATAACCATAACCCGTTTCCCATCATTCCTTCCGAAACCGACCAACCAGGCGAGTCCCTCTCAGCCTTTCCCATATACGCCGGGTCAAGTTGTTGAACGGGTCGCCGAATTTCGTAACAACAGACCAAaaatgtgtgtgtgtgcgcgcgcaAAAGAACAGTCAAGTTGTATCATGTTACAGTTGTGGATGAAACCTCGCGCAGCGAAACAGCCTCGACTCGGTCGACACTgaacgccgaggccaagcaCCAATTCCAGCTTGGAAAGTGGAAAAGATAATTAGCCCTACTCGAAATCCATGTCACCGTTCCAGTCGCCATCCGACTCAAAGTCCCTCTCATCGTTGAGGAAGTCGTCCATGCTGTATTGATGCTCCCTTGGTTTCTGGTTGTCGATGCTAATGTCGACGACAGTGCACATGCCCTGAACAAAAGTCCCGTCGGATGCTGGAGCATCTGTGGCCGAACCTTGTGTGTTCTCATTAGCACCGACTTCGTGCGCGCCTTGCACGGATAGCTccatgtcgacgtcgccgtcagAGTCAAACTCATCGCTATCAGGCTCAAGATACGACTGGGGCTTCCGCTGTTGACCACGAAGCCCCTTCGACGCACTGCTAGCAAGGGAAGAGGTGCTTGATGTACGCGGCACAATACGGTTGCTTCGACGAGAGGGTTCTGTATGCGTTTTCTTCGGTCTTCGCTTCGTACCGGTCAGGGAAGACGATGACTCGACAGGAAGCGGCTGGCGTAGCAGATTGAAGCGCGGTTCTGGGTCGGGGCTATGTCGTAGAAAGACATTTTCGAACTTTTCTTGCCATGATCGGCGGAACTCGCTGCGTGACCGCCATGAAATGTTCAGCATTGCCTTGATCGAAACGTGTCGAAGATCCGGTAGGTTACGGGCGCTGTCTATGAAAGACTGAAGGAATGCTTCGGCGGCCTTTGTATCGGTGGCATCGGAGCTCCAGTGACGAAGGTTCTCCAAGTGAACAAACTGCAGAGATGCCGGCCAACTGGGCACCTGTTCGGGGAGTAACAATGTATCGTACGACGGCAGAGTGTCATCAATTGTCTCCAATAGACTGAAGTACTGAAGATTCATTCGTAATTCTTTGAGATGCGGACAGGCAGAACCGAGAACCGTAAGAAAGCCCAGATTGAGCGAGCGGTTGTGGTGCAGGACAAGCGATTCCAGTTGGTGTCCCTTGGTGACCAAGAACAAGCCGAGATCATCGGCGATGACTTCTGCGCAGTTGACCAGCTCAAGACGCTTCAATTTTGCTGGTAGCAGAGCGAACAAAGACGATCCGACTATCGTTGAAGACTCGAAGATCAGGTCCTCGAGGTTTtccaaggccgagatggagtCTGCTAGCAGAGCCACAGACCTTTCATCTTCCATCTGCAGCTCGGGATTGGAGCTTGGGTCTTTGTCCAGTCGAATTGACGGCATCTGGTAGTTGACATACTTCACCTTGCGCAGAGAGGCGAAGCTGGGCATTTGATGGACCTGCTTGATTCTCGTGAGGCTGGCTTCCCAATCCTTGTCCATGAGTCTGGAGCTCCACTGCCATGTCCGAAGCCGTGTTATGGTGGTCTTGTCTCCCGCCTCCACATGCGCAGTTGGCGACACCTCGAACGCCTGGAAAAGCTCCGGAGGGTAGGTCCATTTGATTGATTCTTTGAGCAGCCGATACGGGGCTTGGTCGTATCCATGAACAAGCAGCACTTCTGAAAGTCGTGATAAGTTCTGCATCAGCTTGAGCGGAGAGGTTAGCCCTTGCAGCGACACAAGTCGCACATCGATGTGAAGCGCTTCGATCCTTGCCCGATAGTTGACAGTCGTCAAGGATGGCGACTTCTCGAGCAACTCTACAAGCCCGAACGCTTTGATCTCATCTCGAATAGGTGGGCACTTGTAAAGAACGGTCAGGGCCGGGTCTGCGAATTGTCGACAAACTCGAGCAGTACGAAGAATCCAGTTGATATCTAGGGTATCCTGCTCGTCGCCAGAGACTGCGGCATATTGAAAGATTTGAACCCAGATCGAGTGCTCAATCTGGGGATTCAACCAGTTGGGAATGACAGAACTCGTGGAATCAGTCTCGGGTTCTGTCTCCTTGGGCGCATGCTTGCTGCGACCCGACTTTGCTGGAGAAGCTTTAGGTGTAGCTTTTGCGCAAGAAAAGGCGTCCGCGGATCCGCCTTCGTCTTGTTCGTCGGATGAGTCGCGATTGCCAGTTCTGCGCGGCGAGGCCTTAGTCTTTTGTCTTCTCCCTTTCCTTGGGCCAGAGCCGCGGGTAGAGGCAGCCGGCTTGCGTCTGGTGGAGGTAGCCTTTGGACCACTGTCGTCATTGGCGCCTGTGCGAGAGGATCTGGGCGCAGCAGCAGTTCCTATTCGGGCACCCCGATGTGTAGTCAACTTGGAAATCTGGGGAGATGCAGCGTCTTCGTTATCTATCGCAGCCGACAGCTCATCGTCAGACGAGTCCATTCCAACGTACGACAATCTCTGGGTTCGAGTGGAGGTTCGAGTCctgctggcggaggctgcAGCGGGTTTGACAGTGTTGGATCGGATTTGAGGTTTGGTAACGCGAATCTGATCTGGAGCAGAGGAGGTTTCGGCGTTGCGAGCTGGATTGCGGCGAGGCATCGAAGTTGCCGCGGCTTGACGTTTTGGGGCCATGGCGCAAGGATGTGTGAAGGCTGAAGGAAAGCCTGCATTGCGGGTTTGCATGTAAGCAACATCTTGAGCCATGAGTGTCCGCAATCCAGTCTTACCTGTAATATAGTGTTGCGCGAAAACTGTGTCCTAAAGGAAGAAAATGGTCAGGGTTTTCGGCGAGGCGACCAAAGTAATTGCGAGACCTAGCGCATAGCGCTTCTGATTGTCGGACGATGACGTTTGCGACAGGgaccgtcgaggccgcgagATGCTAGACGATGACTGAAAACCACATGCGTAATGAACCGCGCGCACAAAGCGGATGCGCAAGTAgagcaagaggaagaggtACTGCAGACTGTTGAGGAAAGATCAAGGTTTAGAAGGTTTGGGAAGgatcgaggtcgaagaaggtTCACCATTCCATTCTGGTTGCTTTGCGTTGGAGTCGGGTTTGGTGGGGCAGATGCAATGGCAGTGACCGAACCAACAGCATGTACATTTGCAGCCTTGCACTAGCGAGCTGCTTCTTAAGGCTGCCTGGACACTTGTCAAGGAACACCGCAAACGTATGGTCTGTGCATCGCTTCGAACAACTGTGTGTACCATGGTGTTCTACTTCTCTGGCAGTTCTTCCGTTCGGCCTCTCGACTCTGAAAATTTGCTCACTGTCTGGCATAGCCTGACATTGCTCCTCCGCCCCGCAAAGCAGAGAGTGAAAGCAGAACAACAATAAGAGGCTGCGCGGAGCAAATGCGTGCGGCTTTAACCCAGAGGAAATGAGACGAGGTGGTCATTTGGCCTTGCCGCAGGCAAAATGGAAAGTAATGCCCAGCTTTCGACTGCATGGCAAAGGTCGTGATTCTGTGCGGATGGTGAAATTGCCATGTCAAAGTGCAAGTTGGCACGAGAGAGGACAGAAGACAACAACGAAAAGTCTAGACAGGGAGGGAACTCGGGAAAGCAGGTCCAACTCGATTCGGGCGTTGCCCAAGCAGTTTCCTCCTTCGGGTGCTTTCCGCTTCGCCTACAAGAGATGGATCCACTCGGCTCCATCAACAGCGAATCAGAATGTGTAACAATCGGATTTTCCTTTCCCAGCAACTCAGCAGCCGGAAAGTG
It includes:
- a CDS encoding Putative leucine-rich repeat domain superfamily, with product MAPKRQAAATSMPRRNPARNAETSSAPDQIRVTKPQIRSNTVKPAAASASRTRTSTRTQRLSYVGMDSSDDELSAAIDNEDAASPQISKLTTHRGARIGTAAAPRSSRTGANDDSGPKATSTRRKPAASTRGSGPRKGRRQKTKASPRRTGNRDSSDEQDEGGSADAFSCAKATPKASPAKSGRSKHAPKETEPETDSTSSVIPNWLNPQIEHSIWVQIFQYAAVSGDEQDTLDINWILRTARVCRQFADPALTVLYKCPPIRDEIKAFGLVELLEKSPSLTTVNYRARIEALHIDVRLVSLQGLTSPLKLMQNLSRLSEVLLVHGYDQAPYRLLKESIKWTYPPELFQAFEVSPTAHVEAGDKTTITRLRTWQWSSRLMDKDWEASLTRIKQVHQMPSFASLRKVKYVNYQMPSIRLDKDPSSNPELQMEDERSVALLADSISALENLEDLIFESSTIVGSSLFALLPAKLKRLELVNCAEVIADDLGLFLVTKGHQLESLVLHHNRSLNLGFLTVLGSACPHLKELRMNLQYFSLLETIDDTLPSYDTLLLPEQVPSWPASLQFVHLENLRHWSSDATDTKAAEAFLQSFIDSARNLPDLRHVSIKAMLNISWRSRSEFRRSWQEKFENVFLRHSPDPEPRFNLLRQPLPVESSSSLTGTKRRPKKTHTEPSRRSNRIVPRTSSTSSLASSASKGLRGQQRKPQSYLEPDSDEFDSDGDVDMELSVQGAHEVGANENTQGSATDAPASDGTFVQGMCTVVDISIDNQKPREHQYSMDDFLNDERDFESDGDWNGDMDFE